A genomic window from Nicotiana sylvestris chromosome 11, ASM39365v2, whole genome shotgun sequence includes:
- the LOC104239842 gene encoding uncharacterized protein: protein MSKIPIMLKSNGNWDNYGRFRDFEVDAIVVDDNANYGILSSTIAEQLSIDTSDKIIEIKYIVNENCPPMEIRNDMGVRAYMETKKENKNLGSYPLCISVRDFNMELAINNESTSAGSSGSLNLLEFPSSPAIEEYQSEIITESTQTYIEEGQVYQDKQTVAAAMKNYSVMHKFQFRVKRSSHRSYWLICVAESCKWHFKAMSINDSAMFKIRSFSRQHTCCLMDKTFIQRKRTAAVLGSMVVPKYCDPKTVYTPKDIQTDMLSEHGLNLSYMQAWRAKEKALQFLRGNPCDSYNKLPKYFYILEKNYPGSVVKLKKAADDCFLYAFVALCTSINGWQHCRPVVVVDGTFLKSAYRGIMLTASTMDAAGTIFPLAYAVVDSENDASWKWFFEQFKEAYGERPSMCVVSDRHESILKATSVVYPGLAHYSCMWHIWTNIRSKFKKGHLQLHELYFATARSYTMDEFNERMLKIEEVDLRVKSYLYDIGYHRWSRVHATVNRTFTMTSNIAESLNAVTKDARELPIFDLFEYMRTLLERWTKEKLSKAKGTFTYLGHKYNKELEDNSTLSQKLRVRASTDHIHNVLDGVKRYIVCLENKKCSCGQFQLDELPCAHALAALRHRNETYENYCSPYYTRKSLLLTYEMPVNPLPDEGKWEVPQHILDEVVKPPAGDKRQPGRPHKERYKTFDEIKSKKYKVSCGNCGGEGHNKRTCKNAPKKK, encoded by the exons atgtcaaaaatcccaataaTGCTGAAATCGAATGGTAATTGGGATAACTATGGCAGATTTAGAGATTTTGAAGTTGATGCCATTGTGGTAGATGATAATGCAAACTACGGAATTCTCAGTTCTACAATTGCAGAACAATTATCGATTGATACATCGgataaaattatagaaatcaaatacattgtgaaCGAGAATTGTCCTCCAATGGAGATTAGGAATGATATGGGGGTTCGTGCTTACATGGAAaccaaaaaggagaataaaaacttaggttcgtatcctttatgtataagcgtaagagatttcaatatggaattggcaATCAACAATGAAAGCACCAGTGCAG GTTCGTCTGGATCCCTAAACTTACTTGAATTTCCATCCTCACCAGCTATAGaggaatatcaaagtgaaataataactgaatCTACGCAAACATATATTGAAGAAGGACAAGTTTATCAGGACAAGCAAACAGTAGCTGCTGCAATGAAGAATTATTCAGTGATGCACAAGTTCCAGTTCAGAGTAAAAAGATCCAGTCATAGAAG CTACTGGCTTATATGTGTTGCTGAAAGCTGTAAATGGCATTTCAAGGCAATGTCAATTAATGATTCGGCAATGTTCAAGATAAGAAGTTTCAGCCGTCAACACACATGCTGCCTAATGGACAAAACATTCATACAGCGCAAACGTACTGCAGCAGTACTTGGTAGCATGGTCGTTCCAAAGTATTGTGATCCTAAGACTGTTTACACACCAAAGGACATACAAACTGACATGTTATCCGAACATGGACTGAAcctaagctacatgcaagcatggagagcaaaggaaaaagctttacagtttttgagagggaatccgtgtgactcctacaacaaattacccaaatatttttatattcttgagaagaattatcctggtTCTGTTGTTAAATTGAAGAAGGCAGCAGATGATTGCTTCTTATacgcatttgttgctctttgtacaTCAATAAATGGTTGGCAACATTGTAGGCCGGTAGTAGTGGTTGATGGGACATTCTTAAAGTCAGCCTACAGGGGGATTATGCTGACAGCAAGCACCATGGATGCAGCAG GTACTATTTTTCCCTTGGCATATGCTGTGGTTGATTCTGAAAACGACGCGTCTTGGAagtggttctttgagcaattcaaggaGGCATATGGTGAAAGACCTTCAATGTGTGTTGTTTCAGATAGGCATGAGAGTATACTGAAGGCAACATCAGTTGTCTATCCGGGATTGGCACACTACTCTTGCATGTGGCATATATGGACAAATAtaaggtcaaaattcaagaagggacatctacaattacatgaattgtactttgctacagcacggtcatacactatggatgaatttaatgaaaggatgttGAAGATTGAAGAGGTAGACCTGCGTGTAAAGTCTTACCTATAtgatattggctatcatagatggtCAAGAGTACATGCAACGGTAAATAGAACTTTTACTATGACGTCAAACATTGCCGAGTCATTGAATGCTGTAACAAAAGATGCAAGAGAGCTTCCAATATTTGATCTATTTGAGTATATGAGGACTCTTCTTGAACGTTGGACAAAAGAAAAGTTATCGAAGGCAAAGGGTACTTTCACATACCTTGGTCACAAATACAACAAAGAATTGGAAGACAACAGTACATTATCTCAGAAACTAAGG gtgagggcttcaacagaTCATATACATAATGTGTTAGATGGTGTGAAGCGGTACATTGTATGTCTAGAAAACAAGAAATGTAGCTGTGGacaattccaacttgatgaacttCCATGTGCGCATGCTTTGGCAGCATTAAGGCATAGGAATGAAACATACGAAAACTATTGCTCTCCGTATTACACAAGGAAGAGCCTTCTGCTTACCTATGAAATGCCAGTAAATCCTCTTCCTGATGAAGGCAAATGGGAAGTGCCACAACATATTTTGGATGAGGTAGTAAAGCCACCGGCGGGAGATAAAAGGCAGCCAGGGAGACCTCACAAGGAAAGATATAAAACATTTGATGAAATAAAGTCAAAGAAATACAAGGTGTCATGTGGTAATTGTGGAggtgaagggcataacaaaagaaCTTGCAAGAATGCGCCGAAAAAGAAATGA